CGTACGCCAGCGCGGAGGCCCCGCTCATCGCGCCCTTGAGGCTGCCGGTACGGGCCACCACGTCGCGGTTGTCCAGGCCGTCGATCTCGCCGACGTCGCACCGGAACCAGCGGGCGCCACCGGACCACGCGTAGTTCGATGGCGGGATCAGGCTCAGGGTCAGCCGACCGGCCCGCCAGTCGCCGCCGACCACCTCGTTGACCTTCGTGTCGCACTCCGCCCGCGCCGTCCGCCAGGCGGGCGAGCCGTCCGGCGGCGGGGTCGCCCGGTCCGCCTCGGCGCCGGTGAAGGTGCCCACGTACAGGGTCTCGGCGTCGTGTTGCTCGGCGCACTCGACCGGCTGGTAGGAGCTCAGGAAGCCGACCTCCACGAACCGGGGGTGGCAGGCACCGACCGCCGGAACCACGGCGACCGGCTCACCGATCGCCGCCCAGTCGTCGGTCAGGTTGCCGTCCACGCCCGCTGGCAGCGCGCAGCCACCCAGCGTCAGCGCCGTCAACCCACCGAGTGCCACCGCAGCCAGCCACCGTCGCATGTGCTCGTCCTCCCCGGGGACCCGACGGCCAGCTTCCCCGCCCGGCCGGGCGGGGTGGGCCATCGGCCGAGCAGCATACCGGTACCGGGCCAGCACGGTTCCAGTTGCGTCAGCATCGGGGCGTGCCCGGGTCGGCCGCCCGTCCGGGTAGCACCGCCACCCGCCGGTCCACATGCGTCGGTCGACCAACGGTGCCGGATATCCACCGATCGGTGCGGTCCGGGCCGGAACGGGTGTCCCCGGCAGGAGCTGGATCGTCGTACGATTGCTGGACCTCTCACGTCTCTGCCTCGCAGCGGCGGAATCTGGCCAGATCGGACCCCACGTGCACGTACTGGTCACCGGTGGGCTCGGCTTCCTCGGGCACGCGGTCAGTCTCCACCTGCTCGCGTCGGGACACCGGGTGACCGTGTTGAGCCGGCGTAGGTCCACCGAGCGGCTCGCTCCCGGAGCCGAACTGGTCACCGGGGATCTGCGGGACCGGGCACGACTGGCCCGGCTGGTCGGCGAGGGCGGATTCGACGGCGTGTGCCATCTGGCCGCGCTGACCAGCGCCGGGGACTCGCTCACCGACCCGCTCACCTATTTCGACGTCAACGCCGTGGGCACGTTCAACCTGCTCAAGGCGTTCGAGCAGGCCAGTGAGGAACGGCCGGGAATCTCCTTCGTGTTCGCCTCGACCAACATCGTGTACGGGTCGCGGCCCGAGGGGGCGCTCACCGAGGACCTCGACACGCACCCGGAGAGCCCGTACGCCACCTCCAAGGTTGCCGCGGAGCAGCTTGTCGCCGCGCAGGCCTCGATCGGGGCGATCGGTGCCACGACCCTGCGTCTGTTCAACCTCGCCGGCGCGGCCGGTGGGGTGGGCGACCTCGACCCGGGTCGGATCGTCCCGAACGTTTTCCGGGCGATGACCGGTCAACTGCCGCACGTGACCCTCAACGGGGGCGGGGCGGCGGTCCGTGACTTCGTGCACGTGATGGACGCGGCGGAGGCGTTCCGGCTGGCAGTGGAACGCACCCGGCCCGGCGAGCACCGGCTGCTCAACATCGGCAGCGGGCACGGGACCAGCATGCTGGAGGTGGTCACCACCGCCCAGCAGGTCACCGGTCGGACCGTCGACGTACGCCGGCTGCCGCCCAAACCCGAGCCGTTCCGGCTGACCGCGGACATCAACCTGGCCCGGGTGATGCTCGACTGGGAGCCCCGCCGGTCGGCGTTGGCGGAGATCCTCACCGACGCCTGGGCGGCGTGGCCGGTGCCCGGTCGTTGACCGCTGTCGTTGACCGCTGTCGTTGACCGCTGTCGTTGACCGCTGTCGTTGACCGCTGTCGTTGACCGCTGTCGTTGACCGCTGTCGCTGTCGCTGTCGCTGTCGTTGACCGCTGTCGCTGAGTTGGTCGGCGCCGGGTCAGCGCGGTGCCCGGCGGCCCGCCTCCCGGACCAGCCGTTGCAGCCCGTGATAGTCCACGGCCTGACCGGGTGGTGGTGTGCTGCGGTGCGCGGCGTCCGCGACGGCCAGGGCGGCACCTAGGGCACTGCGGTAGAGGGCCGACCCGGTGCTGACCCGGGCCACCCCGGCGGTCCCGCAGGCGCCGAGGTCGAGGCCGGGCTGCCAGAGGATGTTCAGCGGCAGGTCCACCGCCTTGGCCACGGTCGCGATCTCGGCGGGTTCGGTCAGGCCGGGCACGAACACGCCACTGGCTCCGGCGTCCCGGTACGTGGCGAGCCGCCGGACGGTCTCCCGGACCCGGTCCCGCCCCCGCCCATCTCCGGTTAGGAAGGGCCCCTTCACATCCCTATGCGTTAACAAGGGGCCCTTCCTTCCGACGGGGAGCCAGTAGGTGTCGGTACGGGCGTTGACGAAGAGCGTCGGCGCGGCGGCGGTGACCGCACCGATGATGGCGGCGTGCTGCTCCGGTGATCGGAGTCGTCCGTCCGCCCGGCCGTCCTCGAGGTTGATCCCGGCGACGCCGATCTCGGCGAGTTCGGCGGCGAGCGTGGCGACCAGGGCCGGATCGTCGCCGTACCCGCCTTCGAGGTCGACGGTGAGCGGTACCGGTAGCCGGGGGACGAGGTGTCCGGCGAGGGCGACGGTGAGTTCGGCGCCGGCTCCGGCGCCGTCGGGTAGGCCGACGGAGGCGGTCACGCCGAGGCTGGTGGTGCCGACGGCGGGGAAGCCCGCCTCGGCCAGCAGCAGCGCGGAGGCGACGTCCCATGCGTTCGGCAGGAGGAACGGGGAGCCGCGTCGGTGCAGTGCGGCGAAGTCCGAGGTGTGGGTCATCGCCGCTCCATCAGCAGTCGCGTCGGCAGCCGCAGGTTCGGCCGGGGCTCGTAGCCCATTCGTTGTCCCGGCACCGGCCGCAGGCCCCTGGCCAGGGTCGCGCTGAGGAAGCCGCCGGCCACCGCGCGGGCCTGCGTCGCTCCCGGGCAGGCGTGCGGACCGGCGCCGAAGGTGGCGGGTGGAGCGGGCGGTCCGGTCTCGGCGGCGGCGAGCAGCACCCACACCGTCGCGCCCGGGGGTACGCCGACGCCACCGAGCGCGACCGGGTCGGCCGCGTGTCTGCGGGTGCACTGCACCGGCGGCTCCTCGCGGAGCGTCCGTTCGACCAGCCGACCGATTCCGGTGGGGGCGGTGCCGTCCGCGGGGGTGGCCGCGAGCAGTGCGGAGCCGATGAGTGCGGCGGTCGCGTCACGTGCCTGGAACAGTATTCCGGCGACGGCCGCGACCCGCTCGAAGTCTCCCGCTCCCACTGGTGTGAGCAGCGTGGTCAGTTCGTCGGCGACGGCATCCGGGTCGTCCGGGGTGGGTGGCGGCGCCAACGTCGGGGCGAGCGCGTCGCAGAGCCGCCCGACCAGGGTGACGGTCCGGTCGCGGTCGATGGGGGCGACCCCCAGCGCCGTGGCCAGTACGGCGACCGGCACCGTCCGGGCCAGCGGCATGACGTCGAACGGGGCGCGCCGCCCGTCCAGTAGCGGCCCGGTCTGTTCCTCGGCCGCGCGACGCAGCTCGTCCGGGTTCGGCAGCAGTTCCTCGACTAGCGCGCGACGGCGGGTGTGCGCGGCGCCGTCGGAGAAGCGTGCCATCCGCGCCTGTAGCGCTCCGGCGGCGCCGGTGCTCACGGCGGTGGGCGGCACCCGTAACGCCGGCGAGTTCAACGCGGCGGTGACATCCTCGGGCCGGGCGACCACCCAGCCGTCCGGGTGCCGGTGTGCGGGGCGGGCGCGTAACGCCGCGTACCGCTCGGCGGGGTGGGGGCAGGCGGCGATCTCGGGCAGTGGCGGTGGGACGCGGCGCGGCGGTGGTACGGCTTCGGGCACGACGTGGACGCTAGGTGCCGGACGCTTCGGTCGGCGCCGAACAGCGGCCGGCCGTACGCGCGAGCCGGCAGCCGCGTGGCGGTCGGCGCGGGCCGGTTGTGGGACGGGTCCGGTGGCCCGTGTCGTACGCGTGGCGCACGTTCGTAGACTGGCCCGGTGACCGCACCGACGCCGATCATCGCGCCCAGCATTCTCGCCGCCGACTTCGCGCATCTCGCCGACGAGGCCCGGGTGGTCGAGTCGTCGGCGGACTGGCTGCACGTCGATGTGATGGACAACCATTTCGTGCCGAATCTGACCATCGGGCTGCCGGTGGTGCAGAGCCTGCTCGCGGTCACCACGCTGCCGTTCGACGTGCATCTGATGATCGAGGATCCGAGGCGGTGGGCTCCGGCCTACGCCGACGCCGGGGCGTACAACGTGACCTTCCACGCGGAGGCGTGTGACAACCCGGTCGCGCTCGCCAAGGAGCTCCGTTCGGCTGGCGCGAAGGCGGGGCTGGCGATCGACCGGGACACTCCGATCGAGCCGTACCTGGAGCTGCTGCCGAGTTTCGACACCCTGCTGATCATGACGATCAAGGCCGGGTTCGGTGGGCAGCGGTTCATTCCCGAGCTGTTGGACAAGGTGCGGGCGGCTCGCCGGCATGCCGCCAGCGGTCATCTGGAGCTGCGGATCGAGGTCGACGGCGGGATCGCCGCGGACACCATCGAGCAGGCCGCCGCGGCGGGGGCTGACGCCTTCGTGGCCGGCACCGCCGTCTACGGCGCGGCCGATCCGGCGGCGGCGATCGGGCATCTGCGGGGGCTGGCCGAGCGCGCCGTGCCGCGGCCGTGACCGTCGAGCCGGCCGAGGAGCCGAAGGACCTCATCCTGGTCGTCGACGACGACGAGGATATTGCCCGTTTTGTCGAGTTCAACCTTCGGTTGCACGGTTTCGACGTACGGCACGCCCGGGACGGCCAGGAAGCCCTGGACATGATCGAGGCGCAGCGGCCCGACCTGGCCGTGGTCGACCTGATGATGCCCCGGATCGACGGCCTCGAACTCACCCGCCGGCTGCGCGCCAACCCGCTGACCTCCGCCCTGCCGGTGATCATGTTGACCGCCAAGGGCATGACCGTGGACAAGGTGCACGGCCTCACCGCGGGGGCGGACGACTATCTGGTCAAGCCCTTCGACACCGCCGAACTCATCGCCCGGGTCAGCTCCACCCTGCGCCGGAACAAGGAGTTCCGGGAGGTCTCCCCGCTGACCGGGCTCCCCGGCAACAGCCGGGTCCGGCGGGAGATCACCGACCGGGTCCGCAGCGGCGTCGACTACGCGGTCGGCTACGTCGACATCGACCGGTTCAAGAGCGTCAACGACCGGTACGGCTTCAGCCGGGGTGACGAGTTCATCAGCGCCCTGGCCCGCAGCCTGCACCGGGCGGTGGTCTCGGTCGGGCTGCCGCCCGCGTTCCTCGGCCACATCGGCGGCGACGACTTCGTCATCGTCTGCACCCCCGACCAGGTACGTCCGCTCACCGAACGCGCGGTGGTCGACTTCGAGAAGGCCGCCGACGAACTGTACGACCCCTCCGACGCCGGGCGCGGCTACGTCGAACTGCGCGACCGGCGGGGGAACGTGCAACGGGCCGCCCTGGTCACGCTCTCCATCGGGGTCTCCCTGTCGGTGCCGGAACGGCGGTTCACCGACCCGCTCGAGGTCATCGCCGCCGCCTCGGAGATGAAGAGTCTGGCCAAGCACCAACCCGGTTCGTACGTGGCGGTCGACCGACGCCGGGTGGAGAGCTGACGGCACCGGGCGGCGACCTGACGGCACCGGGCGGAAAGTTGAGCCGGCCGCCCGGATATTCCCGCCCGATTGGGCGCCCTGCGGAAAGATCGACGTTGTGAGGTAGGTCGCGTCGATGGCGATCGAGGCGGTAAAGCGTGTAAGACTCACGACGTACCCACCACGCGCTGGCGGGACTCGGTGAAATTCCGAACCGGCGGTGATCCGCGGCCTCGGCCACGGTAAGCCCGCGACCCGGACGACCCTGTGTCGGACGGTGGACCT
The Micromonospora pisi DNA segment above includes these coding regions:
- a CDS encoding septum formation family protein, with translation MRRWLAAVALGGLTALTLGGCALPAGVDGNLTDDWAAIGEPVAVVPAVGACHPRFVEVGFLSSYQPVECAEQHDAETLYVGTFTGAEADRATPPPDGSPAWRTARAECDTKVNEVVGGDWRAGRLTLSLIPPSNYAWSGGARWFRCDVGEIDGLDNRDVVARTGSLKGAMSGASALAYGCFNPKLDADGEILEMQPVNCTAKHNTEFAGIWNGPDVSYDALLKDKGRIERGCLAAIASFAKVPNNGDMKYRSGWITYYPGEAEWDAGNRGVHCFLWLDKRQVTRSLRGAGSGGLPIN
- a CDS encoding NAD-dependent epimerase/dehydratase family protein, which codes for MLDLSRLCLAAAESGQIGPHVHVLVTGGLGFLGHAVSLHLLASGHRVTVLSRRRSTERLAPGAELVTGDLRDRARLARLVGEGGFDGVCHLAALTSAGDSLTDPLTYFDVNAVGTFNLLKAFEQASEERPGISFVFASTNIVYGSRPEGALTEDLDTHPESPYATSKVAAEQLVAAQASIGAIGATTLRLFNLAGAAGGVGDLDPGRIVPNVFRAMTGQLPHVTLNGGGAAVRDFVHVMDAAEAFRLAVERTRPGEHRLLNIGSGHGTSMLEVVTTAQQVTGRTVDVRRLPPKPEPFRLTADINLARVMLDWEPRRSALAEILTDAWAAWPVPGR
- a CDS encoding isocitrate lyase/PEP mutase family protein, with protein sequence MTHTSDFAALHRRGSPFLLPNAWDVASALLLAEAGFPAVGTTSLGVTASVGLPDGAGAGAELTVALAGHLVPRLPVPLTVDLEGGYGDDPALVATLAAELAEIGVAGINLEDGRADGRLRSPEQHAAIIGAVTAAAPTLFVNARTDTYWLPVGRKGPLLTHRDVKGPFLTGDGRGRDRVRETVRRLATYRDAGASGVFVPGLTEPAEIATVAKAVDLPLNILWQPGLDLGACGTAGVARVSTGSALYRSALGAALAVADAAHRSTPPPGQAVDYHGLQRLVREAGRRAPR
- a CDS encoding cytochrome P450: MPEAVPPPRRVPPPLPEIAACPHPAERYAALRARPAHRHPDGWVVARPEDVTAALNSPALRVPPTAVSTGAAGALQARMARFSDGAAHTRRRALVEELLPNPDELRRAAEEQTGPLLDGRRAPFDVMPLARTVPVAVLATALGVAPIDRDRTVTLVGRLCDALAPTLAPPPTPDDPDAVADELTTLLTPVGAGDFERVAAVAGILFQARDATAALIGSALLAATPADGTAPTGIGRLVERTLREEPPVQCTRRHAADPVALGGVGVPPGATVWVLLAAAETGPPAPPATFGAGPHACPGATQARAVAGGFLSATLARGLRPVPGQRMGYEPRPNLRLPTRLLMERR
- the rpe gene encoding ribulose-phosphate 3-epimerase, which produces MTAPTPIIAPSILAADFAHLADEARVVESSADWLHVDVMDNHFVPNLTIGLPVVQSLLAVTTLPFDVHLMIEDPRRWAPAYADAGAYNVTFHAEACDNPVALAKELRSAGAKAGLAIDRDTPIEPYLELLPSFDTLLIMTIKAGFGGQRFIPELLDKVRAARRHAASGHLELRIEVDGGIAADTIEQAAAAGADAFVAGTAVYGAADPAAAIGHLRGLAERAVPRP
- a CDS encoding GGDEF domain-containing response regulator; the encoded protein is MTVEPAEEPKDLILVVDDDEDIARFVEFNLRLHGFDVRHARDGQEALDMIEAQRPDLAVVDLMMPRIDGLELTRRLRANPLTSALPVIMLTAKGMTVDKVHGLTAGADDYLVKPFDTAELIARVSSTLRRNKEFREVSPLTGLPGNSRVRREITDRVRSGVDYAVGYVDIDRFKSVNDRYGFSRGDEFISALARSLHRAVVSVGLPPAFLGHIGGDDFVIVCTPDQVRPLTERAVVDFEKAADELYDPSDAGRGYVELRDRRGNVQRAALVTLSIGVSLSVPERRFTDPLEVIAAASEMKSLAKHQPGSYVAVDRRRVES